The following proteins come from a genomic window of Oricola thermophila:
- a CDS encoding amino acid ABC transporter ATP-binding protein: protein MTNPIIRMENVNKWYGDFHALKDINFTVNEGDRIVICGPSGSGKSTLIRTLNWLESHQNGRIVVNGRELHRKMKDIDAVRVDVGMVFQHFNLFPHMTVLENLMAAPVWVRSMTKGQARENAMKYLERVCIADQADKYPGQLSGGQQQRVAIARSLCMSPKVMLFDEPTSALDPEMVSEVLETMVSLAKDGMTMVCVTHEMGFARAVADRVVFMDGGRIIEEADPETFFNAPVNARTKSFLGQVLRH, encoded by the coding sequence ATGACGAATCCGATCATCCGCATGGAAAACGTCAACAAGTGGTATGGCGACTTTCACGCCCTGAAGGACATCAATTTCACCGTCAACGAAGGCGACCGTATTGTCATATGCGGACCATCGGGGTCGGGAAAATCAACGCTTATCCGGACGCTGAACTGGCTTGAATCCCACCAGAATGGCCGGATTGTCGTCAACGGACGGGAATTGCATCGCAAGATGAAAGACATCGATGCGGTTCGTGTCGATGTCGGCATGGTATTCCAGCACTTCAACCTATTTCCGCACATGACCGTTCTGGAGAACCTGATGGCGGCGCCGGTCTGGGTGCGCAGTATGACCAAGGGTCAGGCTAGGGAAAACGCCATGAAATACCTTGAGCGCGTTTGTATTGCGGATCAGGCCGACAAGTATCCCGGCCAGCTTTCTGGCGGGCAACAGCAACGGGTGGCTATCGCACGGTCTTTGTGCATGTCGCCCAAGGTGATGCTGTTCGATGAACCGACCTCGGCACTTGATCCCGAAATGGTAAGCGAAGTCTTGGAAACCATGGTCTCGCTGGCAAAAGACGGCATGACCATGGTCTGCGTTACTCATGAGATGGGTTTCGCGAGGGCGGTTGCCGATCGGGTCGTTTTCATGGACGGCGGACGAATCATCGAGGAAGCGGATCCGGAAACCTTTTTCAACGCTCCGGTCAATGCGCGGACAAAAAGCTTCCTGGGCCAGGTATTGCGGCATTGA
- a CDS encoding amino acid ABC transporter permease, whose product MLYQDTVVQGPLVRNPLFLTGVVAVLTVLFGVIDLTGTIFGDLLRPAIGEPTQSGMTGRLAVAFALSICLGINIVLVSFLAFRVQMFVVWMELLGLFLAFFYGFNLDFAFIRSKIWFMVAQGVLTTIYISGISIVLASALALIGAIAKLSANGFAFAIASFYTSFFRGLPLLMQVYLIYLGMPQLGYVIDAVPAGILALTLCYGAYMTEIFRAGIQSIDKGQWEASRSLGMKFGRTMRSIILPQALPLIIPPTGNQFISMLKDSSLVSVIGVWELMFLARTLGAKDFKHMEMLITAALIYWVLSIVLELIQSRIERHYRRASH is encoded by the coding sequence ATGCTTTACCAAGACACTGTAGTCCAAGGCCCTTTGGTTCGTAATCCGCTGTTTCTGACCGGAGTCGTCGCTGTTCTGACGGTCCTGTTCGGCGTGATTGATCTGACTGGCACGATCTTTGGCGACTTGCTTCGCCCTGCAATCGGGGAGCCGACGCAGTCGGGGATGACCGGTCGGCTTGCCGTCGCCTTCGCCCTGTCGATCTGTTTGGGGATCAACATTGTCCTGGTCAGTTTCCTGGCGTTTCGCGTGCAGATGTTCGTTGTCTGGATGGAACTCTTGGGGCTGTTCCTGGCCTTCTTCTATGGCTTCAACCTCGACTTCGCGTTCATCCGCTCGAAGATCTGGTTCATGGTCGCCCAAGGTGTGCTGACCACAATTTACATCTCGGGAATATCGATTGTTCTCGCCTCTGCACTGGCCTTGATCGGGGCTATCGCCAAACTGTCTGCAAATGGCTTTGCCTTTGCAATTGCCAGTTTCTACACCTCATTCTTCCGCGGCTTGCCGCTTTTGATGCAAGTCTACCTGATCTACCTGGGCATGCCGCAACTGGGCTATGTGATCGACGCGGTGCCGGCCGGCATTCTGGCGTTGACCCTGTGTTATGGCGCCTACATGACCGAGATTTTCCGCGCCGGAATTCAGTCAATCGACAAGGGGCAATGGGAAGCGTCGCGGTCCTTGGGCATGAAGTTCGGTCGTACGATGCGCAGCATCATACTGCCCCAGGCATTGCCGTTGATTATTCCGCCGACCGGAAACCAATTCATTTCCATGCTGAAGGATAGTTCGCTTGTCTCGGTCATTGGCGTCTGGGAGCTAATGTTTCTTGCTCGCACACTGGGGGCAAAGGATTTCAAGCACATGGAAATGCTGATCACTGCCGCGCTGATTTACTGGGTTTTGTCGATCGTTCTGGAACTCATCCAGTCGCGAATCGAGCGCCACTATCGCAGAGCTTCGCATTGA
- a CDS encoding transporter substrate-binding domain-containing protein: MKPAEHFKMALAGLACAFVVTTAYAGEALDRVMETKVLKVATSANWAPQSFLNEQNEMDGFDVDVAKEIAKRLGVEVEFVTPAWDVITAGNWNGRWDISVGSMTPTAKRAEVLAFPAIYYYTPAAVAVHRDSKAVKPSDLDGKVVGACANCTYELYLKRDLTIDAVGVPTFEYQIAPGEIRSYQGPQPAFDDLRLGNGTRLDGLVEGLPAINDAIETGYPIKVIGEPLFYEPLALAIDLGDGEFNDVLAGIVADMKADGTMTALSMKWYGFDYTKAE; the protein is encoded by the coding sequence CCTATGCCGGAGAAGCTCTGGACCGTGTCATGGAAACAAAAGTGCTGAAGGTGGCCACTTCGGCCAACTGGGCGCCCCAGAGCTTTCTGAACGAACAAAATGAAATGGATGGTTTTGACGTCGATGTTGCCAAGGAGATCGCCAAGCGGCTCGGCGTCGAAGTCGAGTTTGTGACGCCAGCTTGGGACGTGATCACGGCCGGCAACTGGAACGGGCGGTGGGACATTTCTGTAGGCTCGATGACGCCGACGGCCAAGCGGGCAGAAGTCCTCGCCTTTCCCGCAATTTACTACTACACGCCAGCTGCCGTCGCCGTGCATCGCGATAGCAAGGCCGTCAAGCCATCCGATCTTGATGGCAAGGTCGTCGGTGCCTGTGCCAATTGCACATATGAGCTCTATCTGAAGCGCGATCTGACTATTGATGCTGTGGGCGTTCCGACATTCGAATACCAGATCGCACCGGGCGAAATCCGTTCTTACCAGGGGCCGCAGCCTGCGTTCGATGATCTGCGCCTTGGCAACGGCACGCGCTTGGACGGTTTGGTTGAAGGTCTGCCGGCCATCAATGACGCCATCGAGACTGGCTATCCGATCAAGGTGATTGGTGAGCCCTTGTTTTATGAGCCCCTTGCGCTGGCGATTGATCTTGGTGACGGCGAATTCAACGATGTGCTGGCTGGCATCGTCGCGGACATGAAGGCCGATGGCACCATGACCGCTCTTTCGATGAAGTGGTACGGATTCGATTACACCAAGGCCGAATGA